The following proteins come from a genomic window of Candidatus Lokiarchaeota archaeon:
- a CDS encoding DNA-directed RNA polymerase subunit B, protein MAALDAKERGNYWPVIEAFFDYYGLVGQHLDSFNRFVNEELQKVVDDIGKITPKVEGYHVELGDITVEEPSIREADGSEHPLYPNEARIRDLTYAAKLYLEMTPVRKDGSVSTRMETLRIYVGDLPIMLRSEKCLLHGMSDEELIEHGEDPKDPGGYFIINGSERVLVTQEDLAPNRILIEEASKSSSYTHVAKVFSTSRGFRAPATIERKRTGELRASFPSVPGKIPLAILLKALGLESDREIVDVISDDDEIRNELIVTIEQSAPINADRDDPEASTKDNALDYIGKRVAVGQTKEYRLSRAEKVLDRYLLPHVGTDPENRLQKAYYLGQMIERLLELVLGKREADDKDHYANKRLKLSGDLLMSLFRVALYSLNRDIKYQLERTATRGRKPNIRTAVRADVITQRLKHALATGNWVGGKAGVSQLLDRTNYISSLSHLRRVVSPLSRSQPHFEARDLHSTHWGKICPNETPEGPNCGLVKNIAMMAYISVGTEEEPIERALLQADVEPIESLKGKRGQKWADVFLNGRLIGVHAAPKVLAKTMRQKRQAGEIDSETNVAYYENTHEVQVNCDAGRVRRPLIVVENGKSRLTKEHLRMVMDGEWQFQDLMRNGLVEFLDAEEEENALIAMYPDDIGPDTTHLEIEPSTILGISAALIPFAERNQSPRNVYMAGMAKQSIGVPSSNFNHRADTRSHFFHYPQIPLVTTRAMDSIGYEDRPAGQNVVMAILSFEGYNIEDALIMNKASIDRGLSRSTFCRVYDSEERKYPGGQEDRFEIPERSVRGYRASEAYRNLGEDGIIETEVEVQGGDVLIGRTSPPRFLEEYSEFEITSPNRRETSVAVRHGESGVVDNVILTETIDGNRLVKVKVRDLRVPELGDKYASRHGQKGVLGYLAPQEDLPFTEQGIVPDMVLNPHAIPSRMTIGQILEMIAGKASSVEGRQKDATPFCGVTEEELFETLKEHGFQHNGRETMYSGVTGEKLKTDIFLGVIYYQKLHHMVADKIHARARGPVQILTRQPTEGRAREGGLRFGEMERDVLIGHGAAMLLKGRLLEESDRSTMLVCEECGLIGVYDRNRDSYYCPICGSDAKVSRVVVSYAFKLLCQEMMSLGLAPRLRLKELI, encoded by the coding sequence ACACCAGTCAGGAAAGATGGCTCCGTATCAACTAGAATGGAAACCCTCCGGATTTATGTCGGCGATCTTCCAATCATGCTTCGAAGTGAAAAATGTCTGCTACACGGGATGTCAGATGAGGAACTTATCGAACATGGTGAAGATCCAAAGGACCCTGGAGGCTATTTCATAATCAATGGTTCTGAGCGGGTATTGGTTACTCAGGAAGATCTTGCACCCAATAGGATTCTAATTGAAGAGGCGAGTAAGAGCTCCAGTTATACTCATGTTGCTAAGGTATTTTCGACATCTCGGGGCTTTAGAGCTCCAGCAACAATTGAACGGAAAAGAACCGGAGAACTAAGAGCATCATTCCCCTCAGTTCCAGGTAAGATTCCATTGGCAATACTGCTCAAGGCTCTCGGATTGGAATCTGACAGAGAAATTGTTGATGTCATCTCTGATGATGATGAAATCCGGAATGAGCTTATTGTTACTATTGAACAATCTGCACCAATAAATGCTGATAGAGATGATCCAGAGGCTTCAACTAAAGACAACGCACTAGACTATATTGGAAAGCGAGTGGCAGTCGGTCAAACAAAGGAATATCGCCTTTCGCGGGCGGAGAAGGTTCTCGACAGATATTTGCTTCCTCACGTTGGGACCGATCCCGAGAATCGTCTTCAGAAGGCTTACTATCTTGGACAGATGATTGAGCGTCTTCTAGAGCTTGTCCTCGGTAAGCGTGAGGCTGATGACAAAGATCATTACGCTAACAAGCGACTAAAACTCTCTGGTGACCTTCTGATGTCACTCTTCAGGGTTGCACTGTACTCTCTGAATCGTGACATAAAGTATCAGCTGGAACGAACTGCCACACGCGGTAGAAAACCCAATATAAGAACGGCGGTTAGAGCGGATGTTATTACACAGCGTCTTAAGCACGCTCTTGCTACCGGGAATTGGGTTGGGGGAAAGGCTGGAGTTTCACAACTACTCGATCGTACTAACTACATATCTTCCCTATCTCACCTGCGCAGAGTGGTTTCACCGCTTTCAAGATCACAACCTCATTTTGAGGCTCGAGACCTTCATTCCACCCATTGGGGGAAGATATGCCCAAACGAGACGCCCGAAGGTCCTAACTGTGGTCTTGTCAAGAATATTGCGATGATGGCGTACATTTCGGTAGGAACTGAGGAAGAACCAATCGAACGTGCACTTCTTCAAGCTGATGTTGAACCAATTGAAAGCCTGAAGGGCAAACGGGGGCAGAAATGGGCAGATGTATTTCTGAATGGCCGTCTTATTGGAGTTCATGCTGCTCCTAAGGTGCTAGCAAAAACCATGCGCCAGAAGAGACAAGCTGGCGAAATCGACTCAGAAACTAACGTCGCATATTATGAAAACACACATGAAGTTCAAGTGAACTGTGATGCTGGCAGGGTTAGACGACCACTAATAGTAGTAGAGAATGGCAAGAGTCGTTTGACCAAAGAACATCTCAGAATGGTAATGGATGGAGAATGGCAGTTTCAAGACTTGATGCGAAACGGACTCGTAGAATTCTTGGATGCAGAGGAAGAAGAGAATGCCCTCATTGCAATGTATCCTGATGATATTGGACCTGATACAACCCACTTGGAGATTGAACCGTCAACTATCCTTGGTATATCTGCAGCTTTGATACCTTTCGCTGAACGAAATCAGTCTCCACGTAACGTATACATGGCGGGTATGGCCAAGCAATCAATAGGTGTTCCCTCGTCCAATTTTAATCATCGTGCTGATACCCGGTCTCATTTCTTCCACTATCCACAGATTCCATTGGTCACGACAAGAGCTATGGATTCGATAGGTTATGAAGACCGACCTGCAGGTCAAAACGTGGTCATGGCAATTCTGTCATTTGAAGGCTATAATATCGAAGACGCTTTGATTATGAACAAGGCCTCAATTGACAGAGGTTTGAGCAGAAGCACATTCTGTCGGGTATACGATAGCGAGGAACGGAAATATCCTGGCGGTCAAGAAGATCGATTTGAAATACCTGAGAGAAGCGTGCGTGGATACCGCGCATCTGAAGCTTATCGCAATCTCGGTGAAGATGGTATTATTGAAACAGAAGTTGAAGTCCAAGGTGGTGATGTTCTTATTGGACGAACTTCACCTCCACGATTCCTTGAAGAATACTCAGAGTTCGAGATTACTTCACCAAATAGACGTGAAACCTCTGTTGCCGTAAGACATGGTGAGTCAGGAGTCGTAGACAACGTAATTCTAACTGAGACAATTGATGGAAATCGTCTTGTGAAGGTCAAGGTACGGGATCTGAGGGTACCAGAGCTTGGTGACAAATATGCTTCCCGTCATGGCCAGAAAGGAGTTCTTGGATACTTGGCGCCCCAAGAGGATTTGCCTTTCACAGAACAAGGCATTGTTCCTGATATGGTTCTTAATCCTCATGCCATCCCTTCAAGGATGACCATTGGACAAATCCTCGAAATGATTGCTGGAAAAGCGTCTTCAGTCGAAGGTCGACAGAAAGATGCTACTCCCTTCTGCGGAGTGACAGAGGAAGAGCTATTTGAAACGCTCAAAGAACATGGATTCCAGCATAATGGCCGTGAGACCATGTACTCCGGAGTAACCGGTGAGAAACTCAAAACCGACATTTTCCTCGGAGTAATCTATTATCAGAAACTCCATCACATGGTTGCGGACAAAATCCACGCTCGTGCAAGAGGTCCTGTACAGATTCTCACTAGGCAACCAACGGAAGGTCGTGCCCGCGAAGGAGGTCTTCGTTTTGGAGAGATGGAACGAGACGTGCTTATCGGACATGGTGCTGCAATGCTTCTGAAAGGTCGCCTCCTCGAGGAATCGGACAGGAGCACGATGCTTGTCTGTGAAGAATGCGGCCTCATTGGAGTGTATGACCGTAATCGTGATAGCTACTACTGCCCGATTTGCGGTTCGGATGCAAAGGTAAGTAGAGTTGTTGTATCATATGCTTTCAAATTGCTTTGTCAAGAAATGATGTCGCTAGGGCTTGCACCCCGACTTAGACTAAAGGAGTTGATCTAG
- a CDS encoding DNA-directed RNA polymerase subunit A', which translates to MSFNQTPTKKIDAIEFGLLSPEDIRKMSVAQIVVADTYDEDGYPIESGIMDQRLGVIDPGQRCRTCGNRVGNCPGHFGHIELARPVMHEGYAKKIYKVLRATCGECNRILLTPDEIDYFKREIKKFPKTSQRYEDLIKDALKRGNKLKKGKVCPHCAADQHKLKLEKPTSIYEVTEQGSVRLTPIDIRAILENIPDDDYRLMGIDPEAARLEWAILTVLPVPPVTVRPSITLESGVRSEDDLSHKLIDIIRINQRLRENLDAGAPQLIVEDLWELLQYHVTTYFDNSVSGIPPARHRSGRALRTLSQRLKGKEGRFRSNLSGKRVDFSARTVISPDPNLSMNEVGVPEQVAKILTIPQRVTDWNLEDMKELVIRGPDRHPGANYLIRSDGRRVDLRFVKDRTIIADTIEPGFVIERHLGDGDIVLFNRQPSLHRMSIMAHEVRVVPYRTFRLSLFVCPPYNADFDGDEMNLHVPQSEEARAEARVLMRVQEQILSPRYGGPIIGALQDYISAAFLLTRKSSLYTRNQVNQLLATSGYEADIPEPAIKSPVNLWTGKQIFSMFIPEGINISFTANICRNCDVCKAEECEFDAYVVVRDGNLEYGVVDEKAFGAGEPDSLFHRIVKEEGSTAARRFIDSIGRLLVRLITNRGFTMGLDDVTLPDEASRRIRVILKEANEKVNQLIETYQRGELDANPGQTVLETLEQRIMATLAEARDSAGEVAGQHLGLDNSAVIMAQTGARGSRLNLSQMAAVVGQQAVRGERISRGYVGRTLPHFKAGDLGARARGFVSSSYKRGLDPIEYWFHAAGGREGLVDTAVRTSTSGYMQRRLMTALQDLKVETDGTVRTAPGRIVQFKFGDDGVDPSKSDHGRSVNIDIELEKVLGKGRMEQGR; encoded by the coding sequence ATGTCTTTCAATCAAACACCAACCAAGAAAATCGACGCAATCGAATTCGGGCTGCTTAGCCCAGAAGATATCCGTAAGATGTCAGTTGCTCAGATTGTGGTGGCCGATACCTATGACGAAGACGGCTATCCAATCGAATCTGGAATCATGGATCAAAGACTTGGTGTAATTGATCCGGGACAACGGTGTCGAACGTGTGGGAACCGGGTTGGTAACTGTCCTGGCCATTTTGGTCATATTGAACTTGCAAGACCAGTTATGCACGAAGGATATGCAAAGAAAATCTACAAAGTACTCCGTGCAACGTGTGGTGAATGCAATAGGATTCTTCTTACCCCTGATGAGATTGATTATTTCAAACGTGAAATCAAGAAGTTTCCTAAGACAAGCCAGCGCTATGAAGACTTAATCAAGGACGCTCTTAAGCGTGGAAACAAGCTCAAGAAGGGTAAAGTATGCCCACATTGCGCAGCGGATCAGCACAAGCTCAAATTGGAGAAACCCACTTCCATTTACGAAGTTACCGAACAAGGTTCAGTTAGACTTACACCTATTGATATTCGCGCTATTCTGGAAAACATACCTGATGACGATTATCGTCTGATGGGTATCGACCCTGAAGCTGCCCGACTTGAATGGGCAATTTTGACCGTTCTGCCTGTTCCTCCTGTTACAGTAAGACCGTCAATCACCCTTGAATCTGGTGTGCGCAGCGAGGATGATCTGAGCCATAAACTCATCGACATAATTAGAATCAATCAGCGGCTAAGAGAGAATCTCGATGCAGGCGCGCCACAACTCATCGTTGAAGATTTGTGGGAGCTTCTACAGTATCATGTGACAACCTACTTCGATAATAGTGTAAGCGGAATTCCTCCTGCTCGACATCGGTCCGGAAGAGCGCTTAGAACTCTCTCTCAGAGACTAAAGGGCAAGGAAGGTCGATTCAGATCGAACCTATCAGGGAAACGAGTAGATTTTTCCGCACGGACGGTAATCTCCCCCGATCCGAATCTCAGTATGAATGAGGTTGGAGTCCCTGAACAAGTTGCAAAAATCCTCACAATACCTCAGAGGGTAACGGATTGGAATCTTGAAGACATGAAGGAGCTCGTTATTCGAGGACCGGACAGGCATCCAGGTGCAAATTATCTCATTAGATCTGATGGGCGTAGGGTTGACTTGCGTTTTGTCAAGGATCGAACCATAATTGCTGATACAATAGAACCTGGTTTCGTAATCGAGAGGCATCTAGGCGATGGCGACATTGTTCTTTTCAATCGGCAACCATCTCTACACAGAATGTCAATAATGGCGCACGAAGTACGGGTAGTGCCTTACCGAACATTCCGACTGTCACTTTTTGTGTGTCCCCCTTACAACGCGGACTTCGATGGTGATGAGATGAACCTTCATGTGCCTCAGTCTGAAGAGGCTCGAGCAGAAGCTAGGGTTCTAATGAGAGTACAAGAACAGATACTCTCTCCACGATACGGAGGACCCATTATCGGTGCTCTACAGGACTACATATCTGCTGCATTTCTATTGACTCGAAAATCGAGTCTCTATACTCGCAATCAAGTTAATCAGCTGCTAGCAACCTCTGGCTACGAAGCTGACATTCCAGAACCTGCCATCAAGTCACCCGTCAATCTATGGACTGGAAAGCAAATCTTTAGCATGTTTATTCCTGAAGGCATCAACATTTCATTCACAGCAAACATATGTCGGAATTGTGACGTGTGCAAGGCAGAGGAATGCGAGTTTGACGCATATGTTGTTGTACGCGATGGGAACCTAGAATACGGTGTTGTTGATGAGAAAGCGTTTGGTGCTGGTGAGCCTGATTCTCTCTTCCACAGAATTGTTAAAGAGGAAGGTTCCACAGCTGCGAGGAGATTCATCGACTCCATAGGTAGGCTTCTTGTGCGCCTCATTACTAATCGAGGTTTCACAATGGGTCTTGACGACGTAACCCTTCCCGATGAAGCTTCCCGACGGATTCGAGTCATCTTGAAGGAAGCCAACGAGAAGGTCAACCAACTTATCGAAACGTATCAGCGCGGCGAGCTCGATGCCAATCCTGGTCAAACCGTTCTTGAGACCTTGGAACAACGTATTATGGCAACCCTTGCAGAAGCTCGTGATTCCGCAGGTGAAGTAGCAGGTCAACATCTAGGGTTGGACAACTCGGCTGTAATCATGGCACAGACAGGAGCCAGAGGTTCTCGATTGAACCTTTCTCAGATGGCTGCGGTCGTAGGACAACAAGCCGTTCGTGGTGAACGAATCAGCCGAGGATACGTTGGCAGAACACTCCCTCATTTCAAGGCTGGAGATCTGGGTGCGCGTGCACGAGGATTTGTATCATCGAGCTATAAACGGGGCCTAGATCCTATTGAGTACTGG